In Desulfosudis oleivorans Hxd3, the DNA window ACCATAATAATACACGCCAGAACTGCAATGCTCCATCTTTTCATCTGTGTGCTCCTCCTCTGTTACGGGTTTGGGTTAATCATAAACACCCACGTGTATGTCGCATGGAGTGTTATGACGGAAAATCATCGACCGGTGCGTCGTGTGACAAGGTTGAATTTTATCTGTCTGCATCCCGGTTGTCAATATGGAATCCTTTTCCCTGTTTGACAATCAATACCCATCTGAATATGGTACACTCATTATTCCAGTCAATCCTCTTTATTAATGACTGACAACTCCGTACTGGTCGAGGTGCATCATATAAATCCGATTCAAGATGGCGAAAGGGAGCGGCAAAAACTTTTTCGATCCCGATTTCGATAGCGATTTCGACCTTGATGATCAGGAATAACCAGCCTTCTTCGATTATATTGACCTGGCTGTTTTGTGTATGAACAGGCCTATCATGTCCAGACACATTTTCAAAACAACTGTTGTTGCCGGTGCCATAGTCAGCATTATCTGGCTCTGTTGGCAGGTAGCGGTCAATGTACTGCTGGCCGGCTGGCTGGAGACCACGGTGATTCCGCGCGCCGCAAGGCAGGCCGGTCTTGAGCAGGCCAGCGTGTCCGTCTCCCGGCTGGGCTTGTTTGAAACGGAGATCGGCCCTGTGGTGCTGGGAGACCCGGACCGGCCGTTTCTTGAGGTTGCCGCGATAAAGGCGCGGTACACCCCCTGGGGCCTTGCGCGCGGACATGTTAATACCGTGACGGTCCACGGCGTCTCGGTGAACACACAATACACGGACGGCGCCATTACTTTTCCCGGTTTTGCGCCGGTCGCGCCTGAAAAAACACCCCCGGCCGAAGGGGCTTCCCTGCCGGTTTCCATGGATGCCGTTAAAATCTCCGGCGTCATGGTAAACCTGTTGACAGAAAATCAGCGGTTCCAGGTTCCCTGCGATCTGGAGTTGACCTCAAGCGACGGCACAATGGAGGCCATCGACGCCGTCCTTGACCTGTACCCCTGCGGCCAGCAAATAACAGTCACGGCCCGGGCCATGCTGAACCAGGAAGAGCTGTTTGCAACCCTCAACGCCCCTGCCCTGGTCCTGGAACGGTTCGCCGGCTGGAGTTCCCTGGTGCCCGGCCTTCATCTTGCCGGCAACGCGTCGGTGGCGGGCCGTGCTCACATTCGCCTGAACCCGGCCGCCCTTGCTTCCGGATCGGTCCGCTTTGAGATGACAAAAGGCGAGGCCGGATATCAGAACGGGGTCTTGGGTCCGGCAGGTTCCGACGCGCCCCTTGCCGTCACCGTTGCCGGCAGCCAGACATCCGGATGGCAACTGACCGGCGCCAACATCAAGTTTGTCTCACCGGTTTCCCTGACCCTTGAAAAAATCACAGGCACCTTGCAGGCAGAACCGGAAGCAGATGAAAAGCAGGGAAGCTTTTTTATCGCGGCAGCCCCATCAGCGCCGGACCCGCAGGCCCCCTTTCTGCTGGACGCCCCATTAACCCTGGCCGGGATTTTTTCAGGCCGTGCGGACAAAAACGGCTGGCAATTTGACCTGACCGCTGGCAAGGAAGGGACCGGCGGCAAACAGGGCTGCCGCATCAGGATGGGGGACGCCCTTGTTGCGCTGCCGGTACCCGACATTCAGGTTTCAGGCAACGGCACCGCCGACAGGGGGTGGGCAGAATGTGTACTGACAGCCTCCGGCGCTGCCATCACTCTGAATGAAGAAACCATCACTGTTGCTGACGCAAAAATCAGCGGCACCGCTGATTTTTCAACAGCAGCCGGCCAGGAGATGAGCGCAAAGGGAGACCTGGGCCTGGCCCTGGGCCGGATACGCGTGGACCGGCACCAGGTACGAGTTGAAAAAACAGAGGTTCACCTTCCCTGGCAGTGGCCTGAAGGCACTGCCCCGCGGGGCAGTCTGGCCGTTGGCCCGGTGAAATGGAAGAACCTGAACATGGGAGAGCTGTCCGGCGCCCTTCAGCAGAAGGGGCAGGGCCTGGTGCTGAACACCCGTTACGGTAAAGGGTCGCTCTCCGGCCTGTCCGGCACCCTGACGGCTTCCGCGTCCGCTGAGGGTTCCGGCGGGCCGGCCATGGACATGAAGCTTTCTCTGGTCCACCGAAACACGGCCCCGGACATCGATCCAGGGCTTTTTGCCCCGGAGGCCGCCGGCTCCCTGGTCAACGGCAACCTGGATCTGACAGCAAATTTCTCTCTCCATGACAAAGAGACCACCGGCCTCCTTCACTGCCGGCTTGACGCGGGCAGTTTTCGAATGCCTGAGAAAAAGGCTGCCATTACCGGCATTGATGGTAACCTGACATTTCCCGACCTGCCGAGGTTCAAGAGTAGCCCCGACCAGAAGGTCGTTTTCAGGGAGGCCGTGTTTGGCGACATTCACATGGCCGACGGCAAAATCGACCTTCAACTGGAATCAGGGCCGACCCTGTTTATTGAAAAAAGCAGTTTTAACTGGTGCCGGGGAACGGTTTACACCGAAGGCCTGCGGATCGCGCCGGGGCAGACAAGCTATGACCTGACGCTTTACGCCGACCGGCTCAACCTGGCCGATGTGCTGGGCCAGATGGGCGCGGTGGCCGCCGAAGGCGAAGGCACGGTGAGCGGCCGTATTCCCATTCTTTACACCGGCGGCGACATTACCATTGACAACGGGTTTCTCTTTTCCGCGCCGGGCGAAGGCGGCATTATTCATTTAAGCAGGGCCGACATGCTGACGGCCGGCCTGCCCGAAGCATCGGCCCAGTATCGGCAGATCGACCTGGCCCGGGAGGCCCTGAAAAATTACCAGTATGACTGGGCCAAGGTTCTGCTCAACTCCGAAGGCGAAAATCTTTCCGTCAAGCTCCAGTTCGACGGTAAACCCACCCGGTCCCTGCCCTTTGTGTACGACAAGAACACAGGCGGGTTTGTCCGGGTGACCGACCAGCGAAAATATTCGGAATTCAAGGGGTTGAGCCTGGACGTCAATTTCCGGATTCCCATCAACCAGCTGATCGGGTATAAGGATATATGGAACCTCAACCCATAACACAGGAGCAGGGCATGAGAAAAAAACAGATCATCTACCTGTGGGCAGCCGCGTTCTTGTTTACCGCGGCCTGCACTCACAAGGTCCAGGTGGAGCCCATTCACATCACCGTGGATATCAACATCAGGGTGGACAAGGCACTGGACGACTTTTTCAGCGACCTTGACGCCACCGAACCCGCGGCCGAACCCCTGACCGCGCCGAAAAAAAGATAGCGCTTCCACCGAATCCTCGATTCTGAAAGGAGAACACCATGAAAAACAGAACCTTCGTTTTTTGCATACTGGCAGCCAGCATGGTCCTGCTGGCCGCATCCTTTGCCCTGGCCGGTGAGGCGGATGACATAAAGGCCCGCATGAAAGAGCGTTTGGGAACCATTGACAGCCTCAAGGCCCAGGGCCTGATCGGTGAAAACAACCAGGGCCTGCTGGAACTTCGAGAAGCCGTCGGCAAAGGCGCCGACATCGTGGCCGAAGAGAACAGGGATCGCATGGTGGTCTACCAGGCAATTGCCAGGCAAACCGGGGCCACCGTTGAAAAAGTGGGGGCCCGCCGGGCCCTTCAAATTCGGGAGACCGCCGTACCCGGCACATGGATTCAGACCGGGGACGGCACATGGCAAAAAAAATAGTAGGGGGCAAGGATTCGAGGGGTCAAGGGGCCGGGTGTATATTCCAAGGCAACCAGACCCCCCTGATCTGACACCGTTTTATGTGTACGTTTTCGACTGATGATAATTTTCCTCGACGTTCCGGCTCACTCCTTCCCTTCCCTTTGAGAGATATCCCCTGATCCGAAAGCCGATCATTCAGAAGGCGCGGCCTGCCTTCCCTCCTGTTTTGCGCTCCAGGCCGCCAGCCCCATCAGGGTCAGGGTGACGGCCAGGGGGACAAGGGTGAGCAGCCCGGCCCAGAACGTAACCGTTACCGGCCCGGTCCCCGAATAGTTGATGTTGAACCGCGCCAGCAGGTTGATCAGTGCATAATCGGGGATCAATAACGCTCCGGCAAGCATCGCCCACAGGGCTGTCTGCAACAGTGGATATCCCCGGCGTTTCAAATTGTTCAGAACTAAGGCAAAGGGCAACAGCAACAATACCAGGTAGTGAATCCAGGCGATCGGCCCCACGACAGCGCTCAAACAGAAAAGCACGGCCCATGAAACGTTGCGGTCCTTTGACTTTGCCGCCATCAGCAGTCCAGCTCCCAGCGCAAGCACCAGCAGCAGCGCGGAAACATACAGGGCCGCCCCGGGCTTCTGAAACAGCGGCAAAATGACCGTGCTCTTTTCAAACGGCCCCCCCACACCGCTAAACAGCCGCCATCCCACGGTCCAGGGGGAAAAATTCCATTCAACCAGCCGGTAGGTATAAGCCATGCTGCCGGCAACAGACCGATAGTAATGCGCGATGGGGCCGATACCCATCGCCAGGGCCGCCGCGACATGGGTGACGATAAAAACGCCAAAAGCCACGCCGGCGGCGTACCACTGTTTTCGAATCAGAAAAAAAAGCCAGATGGGCGCGCCCATCAGTTTCAAGGAAAGCGATGCGCCCAGAAAACATCCGGCCCAAATCTGGCGCTGCGACCGCCATGCGCAGAGGAGGAGGAGCAGCAGCAGGGAGGAGAGCTGGCCATAGAGCAGTCCTTCCCAGAATGGGGCAGCGGCCAGTACCAGAAGAGTGGTAAAGGCGACGCGGACCAGGGAAGGCCGTCCGCCTCGCCACCAGTGCAGTACGATATAGACAGACGCGCCGATACAGGCCAGTTCACAGAGAAACCAGGCCAATGCCGCTTGGGGATAGTTTATCAGGCCGAAAGGCAGGGCCAGCAGCACCGCCGGCGGCGGGTGCGGGGAAGGCAGGCCCAGGCCGATGATGCACGGCGCCGGAGAAAAAAATATTTCAGCCAGCCGGGCCAGCGGCAGGTAGGGGTTGACCCCTTCCATAACGGCCCTGGCCATGAGCCACTCCTGTATGAAATCCTTTAAAAAAACACGAGGAGGGAAAGCATAGAGCATCATCAGGCGCAGCGGTTCAAGAAACAAGGCAGCCCACACAACCGCCAGCAGCAAAAAACACCCCCGCCTGAACCATCTTGATTGCCGGCAACATATAGCAGGGGCGGTGTTTCCAGTTTGATCCGAAACCGGTTGCCGCATACGCAGGCGGTAAAACAATCGGCATTTAATCATAATACCGTGCCCCTTTACCTTCCCGTGGCATTCCGGGGGAGCAGAAACCTGGAGGCATCGTTTTCCCCGTCTGATAGACAAACGCCATCATTCCCAGGGTAACAGCCAGTGGTATCAGGGTTAACAGACCGGCCCAGAAAGAAACCGTCACCGGGCCGAAACCGGAGGGTTGTAAATCAAAAAAAGCGGCAAGCCCGTTCAACATTGAATCTGGAACAAGCAGCAACAGTATCAGCAAAAACCATATGGCCGTCTGCCCCAGGGGGAACCCGAGCCGCATGATGCGCTTGAGTATCACAGCCGCAGGTGGAAGCAGCAAAACCAGATAGTGTATCCAGGAGATAGGGCCGGTGACGGCACTCAGACAAAACAACAGCGCCCAGGCGACATCAGAGTCCCGTCTTTTCAGGGCAAGAAGCATCCCCCCCGCCACAAAGACAACTGTTAGAAAAAAGGAAACGGGCATGGCCATTGGGGCGTTTGCAAAAAGAGGTAAAATGTTGATGCTCTGTTTAAAGGGGCCGCTGATCCCCACGAACATACGCCAGCCCAGAGACCAGACGGAAAAATTACCATCGGCGAACCGATAAATCGCGTCCACGCTGCCGATGACCTTGCTGTAGTAAAGCCGGACCGAATCTGCCTCCATCACCAGAACAGCGGCCATGTGTCCCGCAATCAACACCGCAAAGGCGGTGCCGACGACCCGCCATTTTTTGCGCAGCAGACAGAACAGCAGGATGGGCCAGCCCATAAATTTTATTGCCAATGAACACCCGATAAAAACACCACATAACCATTGTCTTTCTGTTTGCCAGGCACATATCAACAACAACAGCACCAGTGTGTTGCTCTGCCCAAACAGCAGCCCTTCTCCAAAAGGGGCCCATGCGATCAGCAATATGGTCAGGCCCGTGGCCCATCCAAGTGAAGCCCCCCCCCACCATTTAAGTACCAGGTAAACGGAAACACCAATACACATCAACTCGAAACCCAGCCAGACAAACGCCGCCTCCCGGCAGGACAGCAGTCCCAGAGGGAGGGCAGCAATAGCGGCAATGGGGGGGTGGGGCGATGGATGACGAAGGATAACAAATTCCGACCAGGGGCCCAGGAAACGGGCCGCCAGCACCGGTAACGGGTCATAGGGAGAAATGCCGGCCAGCAGAGCTTTGGCCAGCAACCAATCCTGAACCATGTCCTTCATAAAAATGTAGGGTGGCAGAAACGAAAGCCATAGGGCTTTAACCCCATTAATAAAAAAGAAAAGAACAGCCGGGCCAGACAGAAGGCAGAGCACCCGGAAAAACCGACTGTTCAGCCTCCGATTTGGAAAATCTCCGGTCACTGGCAATTGATCACCACAGGTTTCGAATTGGGCAAACAAACGCAATGACAACATCCTCCCCTTACAATGGATCGGCGCAGGCCTCCGCTGTGCCGATCCGCTGCTGCCATTCAAGCAAGCTTATTCTGGGCATTTCTATAATGGAATCATCCAGTAAAAATTTGATGTTATTACATCATATTTGACGGCAGCTGAAAATGATGGATCGCCATATACATATAGTAGATTAATGCACCGGTTGTCCCACGTTTTATCGTTTTTTGCAACCGCCACGGGCCTGCCGGGCCAAACCGGCCGTTGACTTATGCGGTACAAGGTGCCATAACACTAAAAGCTTATTCGAACTTAACTATTAATTCAGTAACATCCTTTTTCAGGTTCGCCATGCCCCTTTCCACATCCAAAAGCGAGAAGGCAAAATCCTTTGACCTGGCCTACCAGTCATCCGGCATGTATTACGGATGGGTGGTCCGGCCGGAATTCGAACGATTTTTCAACAATATAGACCTGACCGGCAAAACCGCCCTTGACCTGGGGGCCGGCGAAGGCCGCTATTCCATTCACCTGGCCCGGCGGGGCTGCGCGGTCACGGCCGTGGACTTTTCCGCATCCGGGCTCAACAAGCTTCAGGGTATTGCCGAACAGGAACGGCTTCCGGTGACCACGGTTCTGTGCGACCTCGAAACTTACGCGTTTCCGGAAAATACCTTTGACGTGGTGGTGGCGGCCACCATTCTGGACCATCTGGAAACCGGCGCAAGGCACCGGGCCATGGCCGGCATGGCCGCAGCCCTGAAACCCGGAGGGCTTCTCTATGTAAACGTGTTTACCACCGAAGACCCCGGATATGCCGCCGCCGGTGCGGTGGACGCCGAAGGGGTCAGCGACACCTCCTTTGGCATGGCCCACTATTTTGCGCCCGGTGAGTTGAAGTCCTGTTTTACCGGGCTGGCCCTCCTTGATTATTACGAAGGGGTTGAAGAAGACACATCCCACGGCAAGCCTCACCACCATGGCTGGGCCAGCCTGATCGCCAAAAAGGAGTAAGCCATGGCCGCCATGCCCAAACCCGATGATACAGCCCCTGCCTTTACCTTGAACAGGGAATACATGGGCGTAGCGCGCACCACCTTTCTGATCGGCCCCAACGGAAAAATCGCGCACGTATGGGAAAAGGTCCGGGTCAAAGACCATGCCGAATCGGTATTCCAGGCCTGCTGCGATCTTTCATGATTTCCATTAAAACAGCGCAAGCCGCGGCCCGGCACTGGGAACTTGATTTTAAAACCCTTCGGCCGGACCTGCGCCTTCAGGGAAGTCCGGAGCGATGTCTGTGCCGCACGGCCTTTGAGGACAAGGCTGGCCAGGTGTTTGTTTTAGAAAAGATCAGCCCGGCCCAACTGGGAACAAAACAATTGATCTGCCGGGTCCTGGACCATCTTTGCGCCCATGGCCTGAATCAGGTCGTACCTTATCTGAAATCAACGGAGGGCGCCTGTCCGTCTTTCTGTGAAGACGGCTGGTGGCTGGCCTCGCCCTTTATTGCCGGCACTTCCCTTGATCGGCCGGCCTATATTCAGGATGCCCCAAAAGGCGAGGCCCTGGCCCGTTTTTTATGCGGCCTCACCATGCATGCCGAAACGATTCTCCATGACCCGGCCCTGCCCTGTTTTTCCCTGAAACAGTACATTCTTGGAATGGAACGACAGATGGAACAACACGATCCGGACACGGGCCACCGGGTTTCGCCTGTTCTTGGTTTTCTGAAAAAATCCTTCATGGACCGTCACGACACCCTGGCCACGGCCTTCTGCCACGGCGACTATCATCCCTTAAATGTCATCTGGCAGGACGACGCCGTTTCGGCGGTGATCGACTGGGAGTTCTGCGGCATCAAACCCGACATCTACGACGCCGCCAACCTGGTGGGATGCATCGGCATGGAGCACCCGTCCGGGCTGACCGGCGGCCTTGTTCTCTCCTTTCTTGACGCCATGCGACGGAACGCCCCTGTCAGCACGCAAAGCTGGAAAGTGTTTGCCGGGTTTGTGCTGGCCCTTCGCTTTGCATGGCTGGCCGAATGGCTGCGCAAAAAAGACCACGAAATGATCGAACTGGAAATCGTCTACATGCACCTGCTGATGGACAACATGGAGGCGCTGAAACAGGCCTGGGGTCTGTCACCGGCCGGCTGAATGCCTGCTCTTGCTTCGTGGTCTTCGTGTACTTCGTGTTAAAAGCGGCCAGCCAACTGCATCGTCAGGGTGTCTGGACAAGAAAATCACGAAGAATATCAATCCCGCTATTTTGACATGATCTCTGACGGCGATTCGGTGGTGGGGAGCGACACCGTAAATGTGGTGCCCTGGCCAGGACTGCTGGTGAGGTGGATATAGCCGCCCAGTTTCTTGATAATGCCCCGGGAAACGGACAGGCCCAGGCCGGTGCCCTTTCCCTGGCCCTTGGTGGTGAAAAAAGGCTCAAAAATGCGGCCCTGAATATGCTCGGGAATGCCCGGCCCGTTGTCGCTGACCGTCACCAGCACATAACCGGGCATCTTGTCTTTCCCCACCTTGACGTGAATCTGCCCGCCCGGAGGCAGCACATCCACGGCATTGAGAATCAGGTTGACAAAAACCTGTTTGAGTTTCTGTTCATCCCCGTGAATCCGGGGCAGGTTGGGCTCGCAGGAGACCGTCAGCTCCACCTTGGCGAACCTGACCTGGTTGGCCACCAGCCGGGCTGAATCCTCCACGATCTTGTCCATCTCCAGGGGGGCCAGCTGTGTCTCCCCTTCCCTGGCAAAGTCCAAAAGGTTTTTCACCACCCGCCGTGCCCGTTCGGTTTCGCTGATCACATCGTTGACCATGTCGAGTTTTTCCTGGTCGGAGAGGGTGGCAAAATCCTCGGTCAGCATGGACGCGGTCAGCAGGGTGTTGTTGAGGGGGTTGTTGAGTTCATGGGCCACGCCCGCCACAAGCGTGCCGATGGCCCGGAGTTTGTGGGACTCCAGCAGCACCTTGTGTTTGTGGTCCAACTCCTTGATCATGTGGTTGAAAGCCTCGGCCAGCTTGGTAAACTCATCCTTGTATTTGCGGGCCGGCAGAATGGGAGAAAAGTCACCCTCCCCGATCCGCCGGGTATACTCCATGAAACGGTTCAGGGTCAACACCAACTGCCGGGTCAGGAAAACCGTCACAAACACCATCAACACAAACACAACGGACATGAAGTAAAGGGGCACGCGCTTGGCCAGAAGGAACATGCGGCGGACCGATTTCTGCTCTTTTTCCACGAAATCTTCGGCAAAGGCCACCATCTGGCCCCCGAACTCGCGCAGGTCCGGAACGATTCGCTCCTGTGCGGTCTCATTCCCGGCCCGGCCCAGCAGCACCAGCTGCTCGTGGTATGCCGCCACCAGGGTGGACATGGTGCGGTAGTGCTCCCGGCCCAGGATCTTTTCAATTGTCGCGGTGTTGTTTGTCAGGATGGCGTCCGCCACCTCCAGGTGTTCATGGGCCTCCTGCAGGCCGGTGCCGTAGAGCAGGTAGTTTTTTTCAAACCGCCGGGCCTGTTGAATCTCCACCAGGTAGCTGTCCGCCACCTCCAGAAAGTTTATCTTGTGCTCAAGTTTTGTAAGAATCCAGTAGGACCAGCCGGTCACGGTCAGGGAGAGAATAAAAAAGAGAAAAAACGAAACCGCCACCTTCAGCCGAATGCTGATCGACGGACGCCGGTGCAGGGGTATGTTTTCCGGCTCGCTGCTGTAGTCGTTTGACCAGGAACTGAGCATCTCTCTATAGCGTCTCATTCGATCAAAGCCCCCTCTCCAGGACAAGGCCGTGTTCAAGTCGGTCCCGGCGGCACGTGGACCGTATTTTATTCTACACCCGAACCGGTGCGGCGTCCCGCTTTTTTTCCGCTACGCAGCTGGCCGGGCGTCAACCGAACATGCCGAACTGCTCGTCAAGAAAATAGGCGACGTACCGTTTGACGGCATCATCGGTCTGAAGCACGGCGTCCAGCTGCCGGGCGCACACGATCAGGCGGCCCAGGCACTCCAACGCCTTTTCCGAATCCGCCCGCGGATAGCGCCTCAGCCAGGCGGTCACCAGGTCCCCGCTGCGGTCCACGCCAAAACCGGATTCGCGCAACACCCGCTCCAGGAAACGGGCCCGCCGCTGTCGATTCTCTTCCCTGCCGCCACCGCCGCGAAAACGAAAATGCACGTGGTTATGGTCCGCCCCCGGCCCCACCATGGCGTCGATCATGGCGTAGTGATAGGCAAACCGGGCGTTGAGATTCATGTAGTCCCCTGCCACAATGGCGTAGTTCTTGTCTGAAGGGCGCCGGGGCCCCTTGTTGCCGCCCAGCACCGCTTCCTTGAAATCAGAGGGCATGCCCTG includes these proteins:
- a CDS encoding intermembrane phospholipid transport protein YdbH family protein, with the translated sequence MSRHIFKTTVVAGAIVSIIWLCWQVAVNVLLAGWLETTVIPRAARQAGLEQASVSVSRLGLFETEIGPVVLGDPDRPFLEVAAIKARYTPWGLARGHVNTVTVHGVSVNTQYTDGAITFPGFAPVAPEKTPPAEGASLPVSMDAVKISGVMVNLLTENQRFQVPCDLELTSSDGTMEAIDAVLDLYPCGQQITVTARAMLNQEELFATLNAPALVLERFAGWSSLVPGLHLAGNASVAGRAHIRLNPAALASGSVRFEMTKGEAGYQNGVLGPAGSDAPLAVTVAGSQTSGWQLTGANIKFVSPVSLTLEKITGTLQAEPEADEKQGSFFIAAAPSAPDPQAPFLLDAPLTLAGIFSGRADKNGWQFDLTAGKEGTGGKQGCRIRMGDALVALPVPDIQVSGNGTADRGWAECVLTASGAAITLNEETITVADAKISGTADFSTAAGQEMSAKGDLGLALGRIRVDRHQVRVEKTEVHLPWQWPEGTAPRGSLAVGPVKWKNLNMGELSGALQQKGQGLVLNTRYGKGSLSGLSGTLTASASAEGSGGPAMDMKLSLVHRNTAPDIDPGLFAPEAAGSLVNGNLDLTANFSLHDKETTGLLHCRLDAGSFRMPEKKAAITGIDGNLTFPDLPRFKSSPDQKVVFREAVFGDIHMADGKIDLQLESGPTLFIEKSSFNWCRGTVYTEGLRIAPGQTSYDLTLYADRLNLADVLGQMGAVAAEGEGTVSGRIPILYTGGDITIDNGFLFSAPGEGGIIHLSRADMLTAGLPEASAQYRQIDLAREALKNYQYDWAKVLLNSEGENLSVKLQFDGKPTRSLPFVYDKNTGGFVRVTDQRKYSEFKGLSLDVNFRIPINQLIGYKDIWNLNP
- a CDS encoding YnbE family lipoprotein; the encoded protein is MRKKQIIYLWAAAFLFTAACTHKVQVEPIHITVDINIRVDKALDDFFSDLDATEPAAEPLTAPKKR
- a CDS encoding YdbL family protein; the protein is MKNRTFVFCILAASMVLLAASFALAGEADDIKARMKERLGTIDSLKAQGLIGENNQGLLELREAVGKGADIVAEENRDRMVVYQAIARQTGATVEKVGARRALQIRETAVPGTWIQTGDGTWQKK
- a CDS encoding glycosyltransferase family 87 protein; the encoded protein is MARAVMEGVNPYLPLARLAEIFFSPAPCIIGLGLPSPHPPPAVLLALPFGLINYPQAALAWFLCELACIGASVYIVLHWWRGGRPSLVRVAFTTLLVLAAAPFWEGLLYGQLSSLLLLLLLCAWRSQRQIWAGCFLGASLSLKLMGAPIWLFFLIRKQWYAAGVAFGVFIVTHVAAALAMGIGPIAHYYRSVAGSMAYTYRLVEWNFSPWTVGWRLFSGVGGPFEKSTVILPLFQKPGAALYVSALLLVLALGAGLLMAAKSKDRNVSWAVLFCLSAVVGPIAWIHYLVLLLLPFALVLNNLKRRGYPLLQTALWAMLAGALLIPDYALINLLARFNINYSGTGPVTVTFWAGLLTLVPLAVTLTLMGLAAWSAKQEGRQAAPSE
- a CDS encoding glycosyltransferase family 87 protein — translated: MRLFAQFETCGDQLPVTGDFPNRRLNSRFFRVLCLLSGPAVLFFFINGVKALWLSFLPPYIFMKDMVQDWLLAKALLAGISPYDPLPVLAARFLGPWSEFVILRHPSPHPPIAAIAALPLGLLSCREAAFVWLGFELMCIGVSVYLVLKWWGGASLGWATGLTILLIAWAPFGEGLLFGQSNTLVLLLLICAWQTERQWLCGVFIGCSLAIKFMGWPILLFCLLRKKWRVVGTAFAVLIAGHMAAVLVMEADSVRLYYSKVIGSVDAIYRFADGNFSVWSLGWRMFVGISGPFKQSINILPLFANAPMAMPVSFFLTVVFVAGGMLLALKRRDSDVAWALLFCLSAVTGPISWIHYLVLLLPPAAVILKRIMRLGFPLGQTAIWFLLILLLLVPDSMLNGLAAFFDLQPSGFGPVTVSFWAGLLTLIPLAVTLGMMAFVYQTGKTMPPGFCSPGMPREGKGARYYD
- a CDS encoding class I SAM-dependent methyltransferase codes for the protein MPLSTSKSEKAKSFDLAYQSSGMYYGWVVRPEFERFFNNIDLTGKTALDLGAGEGRYSIHLARRGCAVTAVDFSASGLNKLQGIAEQERLPVTTVLCDLETYAFPENTFDVVVAATILDHLETGARHRAMAGMAAALKPGGLLYVNVFTTEDPGYAAAGAVDAEGVSDTSFGMAHYFAPGELKSCFTGLALLDYYEGVEEDTSHGKPHHHGWASLIAKKE
- a CDS encoding thioredoxin domain-containing protein, with translation MAAMPKPDDTAPAFTLNREYMGVARTTFLIGPNGKIAHVWEKVRVKDHAESVFQACCDLS
- a CDS encoding phosphotransferase enzyme family protein, with the protein product MISIKTAQAAARHWELDFKTLRPDLRLQGSPERCLCRTAFEDKAGQVFVLEKISPAQLGTKQLICRVLDHLCAHGLNQVVPYLKSTEGACPSFCEDGWWLASPFIAGTSLDRPAYIQDAPKGEALARFLCGLTMHAETILHDPALPCFSLKQYILGMERQMEQHDPDTGHRVSPVLGFLKKSFMDRHDTLATAFCHGDYHPLNVIWQDDAVSAVIDWEFCGIKPDIYDAANLVGCIGMEHPSGLTGGLVLSFLDAMRRNAPVSTQSWKVFAGFVLALRFAWLAEWLRKKDHEMIELEIVYMHLLMDNMEALKQAWGLSPAG
- a CDS encoding sensor histidine kinase — its product is MRRYREMLSSWSNDYSSEPENIPLHRRPSISIRLKVAVSFFLFFILSLTVTGWSYWILTKLEHKINFLEVADSYLVEIQQARRFEKNYLLYGTGLQEAHEHLEVADAILTNNTATIEKILGREHYRTMSTLVAAYHEQLVLLGRAGNETAQERIVPDLREFGGQMVAFAEDFVEKEQKSVRRMFLLAKRVPLYFMSVVFVLMVFVTVFLTRQLVLTLNRFMEYTRRIGEGDFSPILPARKYKDEFTKLAEAFNHMIKELDHKHKVLLESHKLRAIGTLVAGVAHELNNPLNNTLLTASMLTEDFATLSDQEKLDMVNDVISETERARRVVKNLLDFAREGETQLAPLEMDKIVEDSARLVANQVRFAKVELTVSCEPNLPRIHGDEQKLKQVFVNLILNAVDVLPPGGQIHVKVGKDKMPGYVLVTVSDNGPGIPEHIQGRIFEPFFTTKGQGKGTGLGLSVSRGIIKKLGGYIHLTSSPGQGTTFTVSLPTTESPSEIMSK